A single region of the Marinobacter salinus genome encodes:
- a CDS encoding ComEA family DNA-binding protein has product MKRTPVIATLVLLFTLLAGFAHAEPTAVNINTADVATLADLNGIGQSKAEAIVAYREANGPFQAPQELANVKGIGERTVEKNAERLTIK; this is encoded by the coding sequence ATGAAACGTACACCGGTTATCGCCACCCTCGTTCTGTTGTTCACCCTGCTCGCAGGTTTTGCCCACGCTGAGCCAACTGCAGTGAACATCAACACCGCCGACGTGGCGACCCTTGCCGACCTGAACGGCATTGGCCAGAGCAAGGCGGAGGCGATTGTGGCCTACCGTGAAGCCAACGGCCCGTTCCAGGCACCGCAGGAGCTTGCCAACGTGAAAGGAATCGGCGAGCGCACCGTTGAAAA
- the atzF gene encoding allophanate hydrolase — MASTAGWTIKDWKDAYSGGAEPKALIGALLEGLDPADNAWISVMSADGLSDALRALELTLGSVDGDRTRLPLYGIPFAVKDNIDATGFHTTAACPEYAYQPSGDATTVARLKAAGAIVIGKTNLDQFATGLVGTRSPHGAVSNSFKPEIISGGSSSGSASVVARGLVPFSLGTDTAGSGRVPAGLNNLVGLKPTKGLFSIKGVVPACRSLDCVSVFALTVNDAGAVSEVLSGFDDSDAFSRKLPESLPVDGPAIRRAGPLKRLAIPDHPKWYGDQQAEAAWNTAISQWRHLQVELIPLDFSPMLELAALLYEGPWVAERMAAVESFMASHAEAMNPVVRGIIENADKFNATQTFKAQYRKEELVRRIDELLADIDGLLVPTAPIAPTIEAVNADPVVLNSQLGTYTNFVNLADLSALAVPAGFRDDGLPFGVTLISGAWKDKELQHLASQWLNASPTTLGATGKPGPEEEPGANTSTPAVQVAVVGAHLTGMPLNPQLTDRHATLLEQTTTTPLYRLYALAGTQPAKPGLKRVAAGEGREIIVEVWEMTAAAFGTFVGLVPPPLGIGNVELADGRWVKGFICEGYALDNARDVTEFGGWRAFVEASKDR, encoded by the coding sequence ATGGCTTCAACAGCTGGCTGGACGATCAAAGACTGGAAGGACGCCTATTCCGGGGGCGCTGAGCCAAAGGCCCTGATCGGGGCGTTACTGGAAGGCCTCGATCCTGCCGATAACGCCTGGATCTCTGTTATGAGCGCCGACGGTCTTTCCGATGCACTCCGGGCGCTGGAACTCACCCTGGGCTCGGTGGATGGGGACAGGACCCGCCTTCCACTGTATGGCATTCCGTTCGCGGTAAAAGACAACATTGATGCCACGGGATTCCACACCACAGCAGCGTGCCCGGAATACGCCTATCAGCCCTCCGGGGATGCCACCACGGTTGCCAGACTGAAAGCCGCCGGGGCCATCGTGATCGGTAAAACCAACCTCGACCAGTTCGCCACCGGCCTTGTCGGCACCCGGTCGCCCCATGGCGCGGTCTCAAACAGCTTTAAACCGGAGATCATCAGCGGCGGGTCCAGCTCCGGCTCCGCTTCGGTGGTTGCCCGAGGCCTCGTGCCGTTTTCCCTGGGCACAGACACGGCGGGTTCCGGTCGTGTGCCCGCGGGGCTCAACAATCTGGTTGGACTGAAGCCCACCAAGGGCTTGTTCAGCATCAAGGGTGTGGTGCCCGCGTGCCGTTCTCTGGACTGTGTTTCTGTGTTCGCGCTAACGGTGAATGATGCCGGCGCGGTGAGTGAAGTTCTGTCCGGATTCGACGACAGCGATGCCTTCTCCCGCAAGCTGCCTGAAAGCCTGCCTGTGGATGGTCCGGCCATTCGCCGTGCCGGCCCGCTCAAACGACTGGCCATTCCGGACCACCCGAAATGGTACGGTGACCAGCAGGCCGAAGCGGCCTGGAATACCGCAATCAGCCAATGGCGCCATTTGCAGGTGGAGCTTATCCCCCTGGATTTCAGCCCCATGCTGGAGCTGGCAGCCCTGCTCTATGAAGGCCCCTGGGTCGCCGAGCGCATGGCGGCGGTCGAATCCTTCATGGCCAGCCACGCCGAGGCCATGAACCCCGTGGTTAGGGGCATTATTGAAAATGCTGACAAATTCAACGCCACGCAGACGTTCAAGGCCCAGTACCGGAAAGAGGAACTGGTCCGGCGGATTGACGAGCTGCTGGCCGACATTGACGGCTTGCTGGTGCCCACCGCGCCCATTGCGCCCACTATTGAGGCGGTTAATGCGGACCCGGTTGTGCTGAACAGCCAGTTGGGCACCTACACCAACTTCGTAAACCTGGCAGACCTCAGTGCCCTGGCTGTGCCGGCAGGCTTTCGGGACGACGGGCTGCCGTTTGGGGTTACGCTTATCTCTGGCGCGTGGAAAGACAAGGAGCTGCAGCACCTTGCCAGCCAATGGCTGAACGCTTCCCCCACCACGCTGGGAGCAACCGGCAAGCCCGGGCCGGAAGAAGAGCCAGGTGCAAACACCTCAACACCGGCGGTGCAGGTTGCCGTGGTTGGCGCCCACCTCACCGGGATGCCGCTGAACCCTCAGTTGACCGATCGCCACGCAACGCTGCTGGAGCAGACTACAACCACGCCCTTATACCGACTTTACGCATTGGCGGGCACCCAGCCGGCCAAGCCCGGACTGAAACGCGTGGCCGCCGGCGAGGGCCGGGAGATCATTGTCGAGGTCTGGGAAATGACCGCAGCAGCCTTCGGAACCTTTGTTGGCCTGGTGCCGCCGCCGCTGGGAATCGGCAATGTTGAGCTGGCCGATGGTCGCTGGGTCAAGGGCTTCATTTGCGAAGGCTATGCGCTGGACAATGCCCGGGACGTCACCGAGTTTGGTGGTTGGCGCGCCTTCGTCGAGGCTTCTAAAGACCGGTAA